From Saccharothrix espanaensis DSM 44229, the proteins below share one genomic window:
- a CDS encoding Ig-like domain-containing protein: protein MSFLRRHRTAIASGAVLSVAAALLVAYAFSSQGHPVRQVELNDGGIWVTSDRDGLFGRVNKPVGSLDAAFYPPGGAQQSYQLDIAQDRAAVVAWDRAGGKLYPVDTARAVTLGEQGVTVPGSAQVELAGGTLAVLDPAEGRAWAVRVDPKAGVSALAELDAAGPPIADVDGKAAMAVGVDGVLHVVAESGKTAAVRPDGAGFAATEHGDLGRSVDDPKVTAVGDLLVVLDAGSGTLLLPDGGTASVGQDAVPQQPGPRADAVVVATRTALKSVKLGGGGVTELYRSDGAPAAPVRLNDCVHAAWAGATGGYARSCGGAPVAPGNLKDEAALVKPAFRVNRGAVVLNDLDTGAVWDLTSQKKVDDWSSVKPPPQQENDEDRDKNNTDAARDKPPKAVDDVLGARPGRTTVLHVLDNDSDPSGDILAVSEVTAPDNAAATLAIAPDGQTVEVTLPEDSGDVHFRYTVDDGRGLNATAAVTVQARTPEQNALPAPRKAARPKDWTVASGGRLTMPVLADWRDDDGDPIVLVEANAPAGLATTTPAGFVEFAAPVAGGSQPVDFTVTDGVGERTRGSERVTVQAASDATTVAPTAQPDVVRGQVGRPVEVQPLDNDLPGSDPTDPTAALRLAAEVATPEGVTVVSDLKAGTVVVTGAKPGTIVLEYTAAFGNAPFAKAGIRVDLSAAPDSPVPPVAMPDTAVLRGQQPVLVDVLANDFSPSGGLLAVQRATAVGEQLEVAVVKGRWLRINALDPVLEPNPQLVRYTVTDGVTGPVNGEVTVTQLPPPADDTPVPKDDRATVRAGDAVAIPVLDNDISPDGSTLTLQANVRDAPERGRLNTTTRDGRTDVGTAYVSGRLVRFVAPSTVDVPTSVTVEYVAQNASGDQAVGRAHVTVNPAPTPTTPNQPPAPRPVEVRAVAGDTVVIPVATSGVDPDGDSVAVSGIGSPATLGRVLGLGATSLTYQAFPASAGTEQFTYVVTDSFGKRGEATIRVAVVPPGDPQPPVAVDDVVTAAPGTELVVDVLANDFRDDTAELEPLAGRNPGVQVTGEDGLVKLTAPKADGKPTVVAYGISNGIGRMSVATLTVRGQEDYNAPPTAGDLFPRPSFDARTVEVEPLKEAGDQDSAELKITRVFRDDAKVSGEKVTVPVGEHPRTIAYEVTDDGGATAVGFIHVPAPGSGGPYVKPDQVVDVPVDGTVTVTIADHLVVPSGRKPRLTLTDKVWAAPAGLTVVPQGDQELVLTAKNGYTGPAAVTFQVTDGETLTDGLTAVVTIPVQVGPDTPVLRCPDGALTLIEGGLPVRVDVTTVCHVWVADRAKAKDLRYSASWKDQPAGVSVDGSGSRVLAITAAAGAAPGSSGVLEVSVDGAGSAKALLAVRVAAAPPPSVSPVTVDGVKAGDTASVNLLPYVRSQLRDQKVSVVAINQVSGGAASATPEGSSVRIVPGQDTNGTLVFNVVVTDVPDAGRDDRKVTGRITLNVLGVPDAPGTPAPGRAVQSKVVELSWAAPSGNGTPIDSYEVDYGSGKQTCAASPCAITNLDNGTAYTFTVRAHNLVGWSKPSGRSDSAQPNTVPGAVTGLVVADPRDGSLRLSWTGAQNDGSPVLRHEVSWAGGGRTTVTGNSATVTGLDNETKYVFTVIAVNSQGPGPAATVEGQSSGSPARPGAPTFSAADSTGGGSKAVTVSWGAVSPNGPGPTTYTVQRTGRGDKTVCSNVQATSCTDDGLANDGTVYSYAVTARNAAGESSGAGPAAELEATSTPDPIRNFTAEPTGKDGQVEIAFDAPPSHGRTNTVTCTWSGGSCGTWNYDPDGRDNVEHTINGLPNGAAVPITLQTCNGSGGGSHAGNPCNTPVTAEATPYGPIKDLKIVTCDCDGAVEFTVSVNPNGKPATVRIQTSKQDRTFTTSGSAWSWSGKDNVGYNASDTIRVTVTDNGRAPVSGEKTQTTGPPPAAVFVTKGAACGSGGCTGAGVCTTSDCAYITVQTKDFTASVTCTFTSDHGPDGFVNETFGPNETRQTRNYYGYKGEKVTVTCGGVSGSMVW, encoded by the coding sequence TTGTCTTTCCTGCGCCGCCACCGCACCGCCATCGCATCGGGTGCGGTGCTCAGCGTCGCCGCCGCGCTGCTGGTCGCCTACGCGTTCTCGTCACAGGGCCACCCCGTTCGCCAGGTGGAGCTCAATGACGGTGGGATCTGGGTGACCAGCGACCGGGACGGGCTTTTCGGCCGGGTGAACAAACCGGTCGGCTCTTTGGACGCGGCCTTCTACCCGCCGGGCGGAGCACAGCAGTCCTACCAGTTGGACATCGCGCAGGACCGGGCCGCCGTCGTCGCGTGGGACCGCGCGGGCGGCAAGCTCTACCCGGTCGACACCGCGCGCGCCGTCACGCTCGGCGAACAGGGCGTCACGGTGCCCGGGTCCGCGCAGGTGGAGCTCGCGGGCGGCACGCTGGCCGTGCTCGACCCGGCCGAGGGCCGCGCGTGGGCCGTGCGGGTCGACCCGAAGGCCGGCGTCTCCGCACTGGCCGAACTGGACGCCGCTGGTCCGCCGATCGCCGACGTGGACGGCAAGGCCGCCATGGCGGTCGGTGTGGACGGCGTGCTGCACGTGGTCGCCGAGTCGGGCAAGACCGCGGCGGTCCGCCCGGACGGCGCGGGGTTCGCCGCCACCGAGCACGGCGACCTCGGCCGTTCGGTGGACGACCCGAAGGTGACCGCGGTCGGCGACCTGCTCGTCGTCCTCGACGCCGGCTCCGGCACGCTGCTGCTGCCCGACGGCGGCACCGCCTCGGTGGGCCAGGACGCGGTCCCCCAGCAGCCCGGCCCGCGGGCCGACGCGGTCGTGGTCGCGACCAGGACCGCGCTCAAGTCCGTCAAGCTCGGCGGTGGCGGTGTCACCGAGCTGTACCGCTCGGACGGCGCGCCGGCCGCGCCGGTCCGGCTCAACGACTGCGTGCACGCCGCGTGGGCGGGGGCGACCGGCGGTTACGCGCGCTCGTGCGGCGGCGCGCCGGTCGCGCCGGGCAACCTGAAGGACGAGGCGGCCCTGGTCAAGCCCGCGTTCCGGGTGAACCGGGGCGCGGTGGTGCTCAACGACCTGGACACCGGCGCGGTGTGGGACCTGACGTCGCAGAAGAAGGTCGACGACTGGTCGTCGGTGAAACCGCCGCCGCAGCAGGAGAACGACGAGGACCGGGACAAGAACAACACCGACGCGGCGCGGGACAAGCCGCCCAAGGCGGTGGACGACGTGCTGGGCGCGCGTCCCGGCCGGACCACCGTGCTGCACGTGCTGGACAACGACTCCGACCCGTCCGGCGACATCCTGGCGGTCTCCGAGGTCACCGCGCCGGACAACGCCGCGGCCACGCTCGCCATCGCGCCGGACGGCCAGACCGTCGAGGTCACCCTGCCCGAGGACAGCGGCGACGTGCACTTCCGGTACACCGTGGACGACGGGCGCGGTCTCAACGCGACCGCCGCGGTGACCGTGCAGGCCCGCACGCCCGAGCAGAACGCGCTTCCCGCGCCGCGCAAGGCCGCGCGGCCCAAGGACTGGACGGTCGCCTCCGGCGGCCGGCTGACCATGCCGGTGCTCGCGGACTGGCGCGACGACGACGGCGACCCGATCGTGCTGGTGGAGGCGAACGCGCCGGCGGGGCTGGCGACCACCACGCCCGCCGGGTTCGTGGAGTTCGCCGCGCCGGTCGCGGGCGGGTCGCAGCCGGTCGACTTCACGGTCACCGACGGGGTCGGCGAGCGGACCCGGGGTTCGGAGCGGGTCACCGTGCAGGCCGCGTCGGACGCGACCACGGTCGCCCCGACCGCGCAGCCGGACGTGGTGCGCGGCCAGGTCGGGCGGCCGGTCGAGGTGCAGCCGCTGGACAACGACCTGCCCGGCTCGGACCCGACGGACCCGACCGCCGCGCTGCGGCTGGCCGCCGAGGTGGCCACGCCGGAGGGCGTCACCGTGGTCTCCGACCTCAAGGCCGGCACCGTCGTGGTGACCGGCGCCAAGCCCGGCACGATCGTGCTGGAGTACACCGCCGCGTTCGGCAACGCGCCGTTCGCGAAGGCCGGCATCCGGGTGGACCTGTCGGCCGCGCCGGACTCGCCGGTCCCGCCGGTGGCGATGCCGGACACCGCCGTGCTGCGCGGCCAGCAGCCGGTGCTGGTGGACGTGCTGGCCAACGACTTCAGCCCGTCCGGCGGGCTGCTCGCGGTGCAGCGGGCGACCGCGGTGGGCGAGCAGCTCGAAGTGGCCGTGGTGAAGGGCCGCTGGCTGCGGATCAACGCGCTGGACCCGGTGCTGGAGCCCAACCCGCAGCTCGTCCGGTACACCGTCACCGACGGCGTGACCGGTCCGGTCAACGGCGAGGTCACCGTCACCCAGCTCCCGCCGCCCGCCGACGACACCCCGGTGCCCAAGGACGACCGGGCCACCGTGCGCGCCGGTGACGCCGTCGCGATCCCGGTGCTGGACAACGACATCTCGCCGGACGGCAGCACGCTCACCCTCCAGGCCAACGTCCGCGACGCGCCCGAGCGCGGCCGGCTCAACACCACCACCCGGGACGGCCGCACGGACGTGGGCACGGCGTACGTGTCGGGCCGGCTGGTCCGCTTCGTCGCACCGTCCACTGTGGACGTGCCGACGTCGGTGACGGTGGAGTACGTGGCGCAGAACGCGTCCGGCGACCAGGCCGTGGGCCGCGCGCACGTCACGGTCAACCCCGCGCCGACGCCGACCACGCCGAACCAGCCGCCCGCGCCGCGCCCGGTGGAGGTGCGCGCGGTGGCCGGCGACACGGTGGTCATCCCGGTGGCGACCAGCGGCGTCGACCCGGACGGCGACTCGGTCGCGGTGTCCGGCATCGGCTCGCCCGCCACCCTGGGCCGGGTGCTCGGCCTGGGCGCGACCTCGCTGACCTACCAGGCGTTCCCGGCCTCGGCGGGCACCGAGCAGTTCACCTACGTGGTGACCGACTCGTTCGGCAAGCGCGGCGAGGCGACGATCCGGGTGGCCGTCGTGCCGCCGGGCGACCCGCAGCCGCCGGTCGCGGTGGACGACGTGGTGACCGCCGCGCCGGGCACCGAACTGGTCGTCGACGTGCTGGCCAACGACTTCCGCGACGACACCGCCGAGCTCGAACCGCTGGCCGGCCGCAACCCCGGCGTGCAGGTGACCGGCGAGGACGGCCTGGTCAAGCTGACCGCGCCGAAGGCGGACGGCAAGCCGACCGTGGTCGCCTACGGCATCAGCAACGGCATCGGCCGGATGTCGGTGGCCACGCTGACCGTGCGCGGCCAGGAGGACTACAACGCCCCGCCCACGGCCGGCGACCTGTTCCCGCGCCCGTCGTTCGACGCCAGGACCGTCGAGGTGGAACCGCTCAAGGAAGCGGGTGACCAGGACAGCGCGGAGCTGAAGATCACCAGGGTGTTCCGCGACGACGCGAAGGTCTCCGGCGAGAAGGTCACCGTGCCGGTCGGCGAGCACCCGCGCACCATCGCCTACGAGGTGACCGACGACGGCGGCGCGACCGCCGTGGGCTTCATCCACGTCCCCGCGCCCGGTTCCGGCGGCCCGTACGTCAAGCCGGACCAGGTGGTCGACGTCCCGGTGGACGGCACGGTCACCGTCACGATCGCCGACCACCTGGTGGTGCCCTCGGGCCGCAAGCCCCGGCTGACCCTCACCGACAAGGTGTGGGCCGCGCCGGCCGGGCTGACCGTCGTGCCGCAGGGCGACCAGGAACTGGTGCTCACCGCCAAGAACGGCTACACCGGCCCGGCGGCGGTGACGTTCCAGGTCACCGACGGCGAGACGCTCACCGACGGGCTGACCGCCGTGGTCACCATCCCGGTGCAGGTCGGCCCGGACACGCCGGTGCTGCGCTGCCCGGACGGCGCGCTGACCCTGATCGAGGGCGGCCTGCCGGTGCGGGTGGACGTCACGACCGTCTGCCACGTCTGGGTCGCCGACCGCGCCAAGGCCAAGGACCTGCGCTACTCGGCGTCGTGGAAGGACCAGCCGGCCGGCGTCTCGGTGGACGGCTCGGGCAGCCGGGTGCTGGCCATCACCGCCGCCGCCGGCGCGGCGCCCGGCTCGTCGGGCGTGCTGGAGGTCTCGGTCGACGGGGCGGGCTCCGCCAAGGCGCTGCTCGCGGTCCGGGTGGCCGCCGCGCCGCCGCCGTCGGTCTCGCCGGTCACCGTGGACGGAGTGAAGGCCGGCGACACGGCGTCGGTGAACCTGCTGCCGTACGTGCGCTCCCAGCTGCGGGACCAGAAGGTCTCCGTGGTGGCGATCAACCAGGTGTCGGGCGGTGCGGCGTCGGCCACCCCCGAGGGCTCGTCGGTGCGGATCGTGCCGGGCCAGGACACCAACGGCACGCTGGTGTTCAACGTCGTGGTGACCGACGTCCCGGACGCCGGCCGTGACGACCGCAAGGTCACCGGCCGGATCACGCTGAACGTGCTGGGCGTGCCCGACGCGCCCGGCACCCCGGCGCCCGGCCGCGCGGTGCAGAGCAAGGTGGTCGAGCTCTCGTGGGCGGCCCCGTCGGGCAACGGCACGCCGATCGACTCCTACGAGGTCGACTACGGCAGCGGCAAGCAGACCTGCGCCGCGTCGCCGTGCGCGATCACGAACCTGGACAACGGCACCGCGTACACGTTCACCGTCCGGGCGCACAACCTGGTCGGCTGGAGCAAGCCCAGCGGCCGGTCCGACTCGGCGCAGCCGAACACCGTGCCCGGCGCGGTCACCGGGCTGGTCGTCGCGGACCCCCGGGACGGGTCGCTGCGGTTGAGCTGGACGGGCGCGCAGAACGACGGCTCGCCCGTGCTGCGGCACGAGGTCTCGTGGGCGGGCGGCGGCCGGACCACGGTCACCGGGAACAGCGCGACGGTGACCGGCCTGGACAACGAGACCAAGTACGTGTTCACGGTGATCGCGGTCAACTCGCAGGGCCCCGGCCCGGCGGCGACCGTCGAGGGCCAGTCCTCGGGCTCGCCCGCCCGGCCCGGCGCGCCGACGTTCAGCGCCGCCGACTCGACCGGCGGCGGCAGCAAGGCGGTGACGGTGTCGTGGGGCGCGGTGAGCCCGAACGGCCCCGGCCCGACCACGTACACGGTGCAGCGCACCGGCCGGGGCGACAAGACGGTGTGCTCGAACGTCCAGGCCACCAGTTGCACCGACGACGGCCTGGCCAACGACGGCACGGTCTACAGCTACGCGGTGACCGCGAGGAACGCGGCCGGCGAGTCGTCCGGGGCGGGGCCCGCCGCCGAGCTGGAGGCCACCTCCACACCGGACCCGATCCGGAACTTCACCGCCGAGCCGACCGGCAAGGACGGCCAGGTCGAGATCGCCTTCGACGCGCCGCCGTCGCACGGCCGCACGAACACCGTGACCTGCACGTGGAGCGGTGGTTCCTGCGGCACGTGGAACTACGACCCGGACGGCCGGGACAACGTGGAGCACACGATCAACGGCCTGCCCAACGGCGCGGCCGTGCCGATCACCCTGCAGACCTGCAACGGCAGCGGCGGCGGCTCGCACGCGGGCAACCCGTGCAACACCCCGGTCACCGCCGAGGCCACCCCGTACGGTCCGATCAAGGATCTGAAGATCGTGACCTGCGACTGCGACGGCGCGGTCGAGTTCACCGTGAGCGTCAACCCGAACGGCAAGCCCGCCACGGTCCGGATCCAGACCAGCAAGCAGGACCGGACGTTCACCACCTCCGGGTCCGCGTGGAGCTGGTCCGGCAAGGACAACGTCGGCTACAACGCCTCGGACACCATCCGGGTCACCGTGACCGACAACGGGCGTGCGCCGGTCAGCGGGGAGAAGACGCAGACCACCGGTCCGCCGCCGGCGGCGGTGTTCGTGACCAAGGGCGCGGCCTGCGGTTCGGGCGGCTGCACCGGGGCCGGCGTGTGCACGACGAGCGACTGCGCCTACATCACCGTGCAGACCAAGGACTTCACCGCTTCGGTCACCTGCACGTTCACCAGCGACCACGGCCCCGACGGCTTCGTCAACGAGACGTTCGGGCCGAACGAGACCAGGCAGACCCGCAACTACTACGGCTACAAGGGCGAAAAAGTCACCGTCACCTGCGGCGGTGTCTCCGGCTCGATGGTCTGGTAG